CGTCGGGTCCGGCGCGTCCGGCGCGTTGACGAAGGAGACGAAGCGGCGCAGCCGCTCCGGGTCGTCCAGCGTCTCGGCCCACTCGTCGCGGTAGCCCGTCACATGGTCGGCCATCAGCTTCTCCAACTCCCCGCACAGGCCCAGCGAGTCGTTGACGACGACGTCCCGCACATGGTCGAGACCGCCCTCGATCCGGCCCAGCCACGCCGATGTGCGCTCAAGACGGTCGGCGGTGCGGATGTAGAACATCAGGAAACGGTCGATCAGCCGCACCAGCGACTCGTCGTCCAGATCCCGCGCCAGCAGGTCCGCGTGGCGCGGCTCGGCGCCGCCGTTGCCGCCGACGTACAGATTCCAGCCCTCCGCCGTCGCGATGATCCCGAAGTCCTTGCCGCGCGCCTCGGCGCACTCCCGGGCACAGCCCGAGACCGCCGACTTGAGCTTGTGCGGCGCGCGCAGACCCCGATAGCGCAGCTCCAGATCGATGGCCATCTTCACCGAGTCCTGCACGCCGTACCGGCACCAGGTCTGCCCGACGCACGACTTCACGGTCCGCAGCGCCTTTCCGTACGCGTGCCCGGACTCGAAGCCCGCGTCGACCAACCGCCCCCAGATCTGCGGCAGTTGGTCGACCCGCGCCCCGAAGAGGTCGATGCGCTGGCCGCCCGTGATCTTCGTGTAGAGCCCGAAGTCCCGTGCCACCTCACCGATCACGATCAGCTTCTCCGGTGTGATCTCGCCGCCCGGGATGCGCGGCACGATCGAGTACGAGCCGTTGCGCTGCAAGTTGGCCAGGAAGTGGTCGTTGGTGTCCTGGAGCGCGGCCTGCTCGCCGTCCAGGACATGGCCGCTCAGCCCCAGCGTCGGCGCGAGGGAGGCGATGATCGAGCCGACGGTCGGCTTGCAGACGTCGCAGCCGTCGCCGCCGCGCGCACCTTCGCGGCCGTGCGAGTCCAGCAGCGAGGCGTACGACGTCACACGCAGGGTCCGCACGATCTCGTACAGCTCGCCGCGCGTGTGCTTGAAGCAGCCGCACAGTCCGCTGTCACCGGACGCGGGCAGGAGCTGGCCGATCACCTTCACGCAACTGCCGCAGCCCGTACCGGCCTTGGTGCACTTCTTCACCTCCGGCAGCGTCGCGCACGCGGCGATCGCGCCCTTCGTCACGTTGTGACAGCTGCAGATCACCGCGCTGTCCGGCAGCGAGCCCGGACCGAGCGCCGCCGGCGCCCCGACCCCCGGCGGCAGGACGAGCTGTTCCGGCGGTACGGGCGGTACCGAGCCGGTCAGCGGGCGCAGCATCCCGTACGCGTCGGCGTCACCGACCAGCACGCCCCCGAGCAGCGCCCCGTCCTGGCCGACGACGACCTTCTTGTAGACGCCCGAGCGGGAGTCCGCGTACACGACGTCGAGACAGCCGGGGGCGGCGCCGTGCGCGTCACCGAAGGACGCGACGTCCACCCCGAGCAGTTTGAGCTTCGTTGACAGGTCGGCCCCGGTGAACTCGTTGGCGTTCTCGGTGACTTC
This window of the Streptomyces niveus genome carries:
- the nirB gene encoding nitrite reductase large subunit NirB, whose protein sequence is MPDTTPLPTIVVVGHGMVGQRFLEALAEHGTTGRARVVVLCEEPRPAYDRVRLSSYFDGRTPDELSLVEPDFMERHGIELHLDDPAETVDRAARTVTSRAGLTFTYDTLVLATGSYPFVPPVPGKDATGCFVYRTIEDLLAIEEYAKTARTGAVVGGGLLGLEAAGALKGLELDTHVVEFAPRLMPVQVDDGGGSALLRTIEGMGLTVHTGVGTQEVTTDAQGVVNGMTLSDGSVLATDLVVFSAGVRPRDQLARDAGLRVGERGGIAVDERCRTSDPRVFAIGECALAADGRVYGLVAPGYEMARTAADAIAEVTENANEFTGADLSTKLKLLGVDVASFGDAHGAAPGCLDVVYADSRSGVYKKVVVGQDGALLGGVLVGDADAYGMLRPLTGSVPPVPPEQLVLPPGVGAPAALGPGSLPDSAVICSCHNVTKGAIAACATLPEVKKCTKAGTGCGSCVKVIGQLLPASGDSGLCGCFKHTRGELYEIVRTLRVTSYASLLDSHGREGARGGDGCDVCKPTVGSIIASLAPTLGLSGHVLDGEQAALQDTNDHFLANLQRNGSYSIVPRIPGGEITPEKLIVIGEVARDFGLYTKITGGQRIDLFGARVDQLPQIWGRLVDAGFESGHAYGKALRTVKSCVGQTWCRYGVQDSVKMAIDLELRYRGLRAPHKLKSAVSGCARECAEARGKDFGIIATAEGWNLYVGGNGGAEPRHADLLARDLDDESLVRLIDRFLMFYIRTADRLERTSAWLGRIEGGLDHVRDVVVNDSLGLCGELEKLMADHVTGYRDEWAETLDDPERLRRFVSFVNAPDAPDPTVRFVPERDQVKPDLTFLTLEGVTAR